The proteins below are encoded in one region of Salmo salar chromosome ssa02, Ssal_v3.1, whole genome shotgun sequence:
- the LOC106577129 gene encoding folliculin: MNALVALCHFCELHGPRTLFCTEALHPPSPTPSQAGAPIPGDRESDREGEGLTMRANSSATQRGDMCEGCRSLPASHPGFVSVDSETGIRFLSHQHPRQPQLFSVVRQACVRSLSCEVCPGREGPIFFGDEQHGFVFSHTFFIKDSLARGFQRWYSIVMVAMDRIYLINSWPFLLRHLRLTIQSLQSTALKVFDSEQCVCPQRAVRMNSVFSPAVFPHQRSGNAARSLPSLTQHTNLWASLHSSFSWLLKACGSRLTEKLLEGAPTEDTLVLIERQTEQEEEMSCWEGAEGGGTRPQCHQSESELYRDFLFDEGKAEGYPGPKFRSLRHLRQVLGTTDFRQLAWHVLMGNQVILRGADPGLIHSAFTMLKALLPVGCVRSVTYSAQYEEAYRCNFLGLSPDVPIPTHVSSSEFSVLVDVVSVERGSLYSAACGENILSLYQFNISSTNSQPTDKGPTLLNKIEVALSNENLSVDVVSHCLLCLKEEWMNKVKVLFKFSKVDGRGREDTQKVLALLGATGPGEEDNVRLLKFWMTGLSKTYKSHLMTAVRGGERPLSQ, from the exons ATGAATGCTCTGGTAGCTCTCTGTCATTTCTGTGAGCTCCATGGCCCCCGAACCCTGTTCTGCACCGAGGCTCTGCACCCCCCGTCCCCCACACCCTCCCAGGCTGGTGCCCCCATACCCGGGGACAGGGAgtcggacagagagggagagggactcaCCATGAGGGCAAACAGCTCAGctacacagagaggagacatgtgcGAG GGCTGCCGGTCTCTCCCAGCGTCTCACCCTGGCTTCGTCAGTGTGGACAGTGAGACAGGCATCCGGTTCCTCAGCCACCAACACCCCAGGCAACCCCAGCTCTTCAGTGTGGTCCGCCAGGCCTGCGTACGCAGCCTCAGCTGTGAG GTGTGTCCAGGTCGTGAGGGTCCTATCTTCTTTGGGGATGAGCAGCATGGTTTTGTGTTTTCTCACACATTCTTCATCAAGGACAGCCTGGCCCGGGGCTTCCAGCGGTGGTACAGTATCGTCATGGTAGCCATGGACAGGATCTACCTCATCAACTCCTGGCCCTTCCTGCTGCGCCACCTCAGACTCACTATACAGAGTCTCCAGAGCACAGCACTGAag GTGTTTGAcagtgagcagtgtgtgtgtcctcagagGGCGGTGAGGATGAACAGTGTGTTCTCTCCTGCTGTCTTCCCCCACCAGAGGAGTGGTAACGCGGCCCGCTCCCTGCCCTCCCTCACACAGCACACCAACCTCTGGGCCAGCCTGCACTCCTCCTTCAGCTG GTTACTGAAGGCCTGTGGTAGTCGTCTGACAGAGAAGCTGCTGGAGGGAGCTCCCACAGAGGACACACTGGTgctcatagagagacagacag AGCAAGAGGAGGAAATGAGTTGCTGGGAAGGAGCAGAAGGGGGCGGGACTAGACCCCAGTGCCACCAATCGGAGAGCGAGCTGTACAGAGACTTCTTGTTTGACGAGGGGAAAGCAGAGGGGTATCCTGGTCCAAAGTTCAGGTCCTTGAGACATTTAAGACAG GTACTCGGTACCACTGATTTCCGCCAGCTAGCATGGCACGTGCTCATGGGAAATCAGGTCATATTGAGAGGGGCTGACCCAGGGCTCATCCATTCAGCATTCACCATGTTGAAG GCCTTGCTCCCGGTGGGCTGTGTCCGCTCTGTGACGTACAGCGCCCAGTATGAGGAAGCATACCGATGTAACTTCCTGGGCCTCAGCCCTGACGTGCCCATCCCCACACACGTCAGCTCCTCAG AGTTCTCAGTGTTGGTGGATGTGGTCAGTGTGGAGAGGGGCTCTCTGTACTCTGCTGCTTGTGGAgaaaacatcctctcactctaTCAGTTCAACATCAGCAGTACCAACTCACAGCCTACAGATAAAG gTCCCACTTTGTTGAATAAGATCGAGGTGGCGTTGTCCAATGAGAACCTGTCAGTGGATGTGGTCTCTCACTGTCTGCTGTGTCTGAAGGAGGAGTGGATGAA TAAAGTGAAGGTGCTGTTTAAGTTCTCCAAGGTAGATGGGCGTGGGAGGGAGGACACCCAGAAGGTGTTGGCCCTGCTGGGTGCCACGGGGCCTGGGGAAGAGGACAACGTCAGGCTGCTCAAGTTCTGGATGACGGGACTCAGCAAGACCTACAAGAGCCATCTGATGACCGCtgtcagaggaggggagaggcccCTTAGCCAGTGA
- the LOC106577146 gene encoding uncharacterized protein isoform X2 produces the protein MSRSVLLLLSILTLQGSGCDDFLRDVVKNLQTTLNSDHAGFVFPKNYWISHHYNVNLLCSTDPCCVFRAATVLSDSWLQLRSQLWPEHHSFKYISNLIQALDDRGMTKGRFEDPDPSVLPSVSSSPEKLLNFTSSVFSKWLELGCSTPVDTCPFPTLASPAGEEERPALESKKVRLLTTRAVHIQHRENEGETGMRLHTPPPTNRSPPSKGGLLLVLSGSLYIFFYLYLTRQVS, from the exons ATGTCACGGTCAG tttTACTGTTGCTATCAATATTGACACTCCAAGGTAGTGGATGTGATGACTTTTTGAGGGATGTTGTCAAGAATCTTCAAACCACCCTTAACTCAGACCACGCTGGATTT GTGTTTCCTAAAAACTATTGGATTTCCCACCACTACAATGTCAACCTGCTGTGCAGCACTGATCCG TGTTGTGTGTTCCGAGCTGCGACTGTTCTCTCTGACTCCTGGCTCCAGCTGCGCAGCCAGCTGTGGCCAGAGCACCATAGCTTCAAATACATCTCCAATCTCATACAAGCCCTGGATGACAGGGGCATGACAAAAGGG AGATTTGAGGATCCTGACCCTTCAGttcttccctctgtctcctcctctccagagAAACTTCTCAACTTCACTTCATCTGTTTTCTCCAAATGGCTGGAGCTGGGGTGCTCAACCCCGGTGGATACTTGTCCCTTCCCCACTCTGGCCTCTCCTGCTGGGGAGGAAGAAAGGCCAGCTCTGGAAAGTAAAAAAGTGAGGTTATTAACCACACGAGCAGTTCACATACAACACAGGGAGAATGAAGGGGAAACAGGGATGAGGTTACACACACCTCCACCAACCAATAGGAGCCCACCATCCAAAGGTGGGCTCCTATTAGTTCTTTCTGGgtctttatatatatttttttacctttatttaactaggcaagtcagttaa
- the LOC106577146 gene encoding uncharacterized protein isoform X1, protein MSRSVLLLLSILTLQGSGCDDFLRDVVKNLQTTLNSDHAGFRKVFPKNYWISHHYNVNLLCSTDPCCVFRAATVLSDSWLQLRSQLWPEHHSFKYISNLIQALDDRGMTKGRFEDPDPSVLPSVSSSPEKLLNFTSSVFSKWLELGCSTPVDTCPFPTLASPAGEEERPALESKKVRLLTTRAVHIQHRENEGETGMRLHTPPPTNRSPPSKGGLLLVLSGSLYIFFYLYLTRQVS, encoded by the exons ATGTCACGGTCAG tttTACTGTTGCTATCAATATTGACACTCCAAGGTAGTGGATGTGATGACTTTTTGAGGGATGTTGTCAAGAATCTTCAAACCACCCTTAACTCAGACCACGCTGGATTT CGTAAGGTGTTTCCTAAAAACTATTGGATTTCCCACCACTACAATGTCAACCTGCTGTGCAGCACTGATCCG TGTTGTGTGTTCCGAGCTGCGACTGTTCTCTCTGACTCCTGGCTCCAGCTGCGCAGCCAGCTGTGGCCAGAGCACCATAGCTTCAAATACATCTCCAATCTCATACAAGCCCTGGATGACAGGGGCATGACAAAAGGG AGATTTGAGGATCCTGACCCTTCAGttcttccctctgtctcctcctctccagagAAACTTCTCAACTTCACTTCATCTGTTTTCTCCAAATGGCTGGAGCTGGGGTGCTCAACCCCGGTGGATACTTGTCCCTTCCCCACTCTGGCCTCTCCTGCTGGGGAGGAAGAAAGGCCAGCTCTGGAAAGTAAAAAAGTGAGGTTATTAACCACACGAGCAGTTCACATACAACACAGGGAGAATGAAGGGGAAACAGGGATGAGGTTACACACACCTCCACCAACCAATAGGAGCCCACCATCCAAAGGTGGGCTCCTATTAGTTCTTTCTGGgtctttatatatatttttttacctttatttaactaggcaagtcagttaa
- the LOC106577146 gene encoding uncharacterized protein isoform X3: MSRSVLLLLSILTLQGSGCDDFLRDVVKNLQTTLNSDHAGFRKVFPKNYWISHHYNVNLLCSTDPCCVFRAATVLSDSWLQLRSQLWPEHHSFKYISNLIQALDDRGMTKGRFEDPDPSVLPSVSSSPEKLLNFTSSVFSKWLELGCSTPVDTCPFPTLASPAGEEERPALESKKEDFCQNRAGRWLTSSSTARQ, encoded by the exons ATGTCACGGTCAG tttTACTGTTGCTATCAATATTGACACTCCAAGGTAGTGGATGTGATGACTTTTTGAGGGATGTTGTCAAGAATCTTCAAACCACCCTTAACTCAGACCACGCTGGATTT CGTAAGGTGTTTCCTAAAAACTATTGGATTTCCCACCACTACAATGTCAACCTGCTGTGCAGCACTGATCCG TGTTGTGTGTTCCGAGCTGCGACTGTTCTCTCTGACTCCTGGCTCCAGCTGCGCAGCCAGCTGTGGCCAGAGCACCATAGCTTCAAATACATCTCCAATCTCATACAAGCCCTGGATGACAGGGGCATGACAAAAGGG AGATTTGAGGATCCTGACCCTTCAGttcttccctctgtctcctcctctccagagAAACTTCTCAACTTCACTTCATCTGTTTTCTCCAAATGGCTGGAGCTGGGGTGCTCAACCCCGGTGGATACTTGTCCCTTCCCCACTCTGGCCTCTCCTGCTGGGGAGGAAGAAAGGCCAGCTCTGGAAAGTAAAAAA GAAGACTTCTGTCAAAA